One Ricinus communis isolate WT05 ecotype wild-type chromosome 1, ASM1957865v1, whole genome shotgun sequence DNA window includes the following coding sequences:
- the LOC125369794 gene encoding uncharacterized protein LOC125369794 — MSPNYPFLSSMERTTIDGVPNEGANKLKKKDKKALYYIHQGMCDETFQLIEGAKSSYDAWSILATSYKGDDKIKRVRLQTLRHQYELLQMESNEEINTYVNRVLTLANDMKTNGETLLEQNKVEKIMRTLSPRFEHVVTAIEEAKDLSTMTIKLLSSSLRAHKQRMNDNKSEKTVEQALQAQVSVGDANCDSGNSQGRGRGRGGNHQGGHNGRGFNSGRTSHQNPHSSRGKRMLNATTATREAIMQMNFWPKMKKLPIMHRKLTTQMKLKVIMLS, encoded by the exons ATCGATGGTGTGCCAAATGAAG GGGCAAATAAGTTGAAAAAGAAGGACAAGAAGGCTCTTTATTACATTCATCAAGGAATGTGTGATGAGACATTTCAACTCATTGAAGGAGCAAAATCATCTTATGATGCATGGAGCATCTTAGCAACGTCATACAAGGGAGATGACAAGATCAAAAGAGTACGTCTTCAGACACTGAGGCATCAGTATGAGCTGTTGCAGATGGAGTCGAATGAAGAAATTAACACCTATGTAAATCGAGTTCTTACATTGGCAAATGACATGAAAACCAATGGTGAGACTCTTTTAGAACAGAACAAAGTGGAGAAGATTATGAGAACCTTAAGTCCAAGGTTTGAGCATGTTGTAACTGCCATTGAGGAGGCAAAAGACCTATCAACGATGACAATTAAATTGTTGTCCAGTTCGTTAAGAGCTCACAAACAGAGGATGAATGACAACAAGAGTGAGAAGACTGTTGAACAAGCCCTCCAAGCACAAGTCTCAGTTGGTGACGCTAATTGTGATTCTGGAAACTCAcaaggaagaggaagaggacgAGGCGGAAATCATCAAGGTGGCCATAATGGTAGAGGATTCAATTCTGGTAGAACCTCACATCAGAATCCACATTCTTCAAGGGGGAAAAGAATGTTGAATGCTACAACTGCCACAAGAGAGGCCATTATGCAAATGAATTTTTGGCCAAAAATGAAGAAGCTGCCAATTATGCACAGGAAGTTAACAACTCAGATGAAGCTGAAAGTAATCATGCTATCCTAA